The Macadamia integrifolia cultivar HAES 741 chromosome 3, SCU_Mint_v3, whole genome shotgun sequence genome segment CCAATTCATGGGTTTGATCGGAATCTACAAGGAATCCTTCAAGATTATCTTCAAATGGCGAAAACTCTTCAGCAAGATCACCCTTGCGCTTATCCTCCCACTCACCTTCATCTTCCTAGCTCACACCCAAGTCTCTGAGCTCATCTTCTCCAAGATCAACCACAAGTACCATCACCTCCACGATTCAACCTTGTCGGAATTGATCGCTTTCTTTCTCTTCGAGGCAGCTTACCTTGTCATTCTTCTCATGTTCTCCCTTCCCTCCACCTCCGCTGTTGTGTACCCTATAGCTTCTATTTACACTGCCAAAGAAGTGACCTTCAAGAAGGTCATGACCTTCGTCCCCAAGGTTTGGAAGCGCCTCATGATCACCTTCCTATGGAgcttcatcatcctcttcttatACAATGTTGTGGAGGTGGTTT includes the following:
- the LOC122074845 gene encoding uncharacterized protein LOC122074845, with product MDREPEEFQFMGLIGIYKESFKIIFKWRKLFSKITLALILPLTFIFLAHTQVSELIFSKINHKYHHLHDSTLSELIAFFLFEAAYLVILLMFSLPSTSAVVYPIASIYTAKEVTFKKVMTFVPKVWKRLMITFLWSFIILFLYNVVEVVFLVLIILFVPGSTVR